In Quercus robur chromosome 11, dhQueRobu3.1, whole genome shotgun sequence, the sequence ttatacccctactttattttcaaaactatttgaaaagaaaactaacaaatacttaaaaaataaatctaattgGGCATCTTTAtagttgcctcattaagaataactctttaaaaaaaaaattgataaatttatttaacggtagttttgtaaacttatatatttttataagatagacaagacaaaaaataatgttcccttaaaaagtttgacttttcaaacatgacaaacaaattgggacgaagagaatataatataagttaaaattgtgtaaatatgTATTGTTGCTAtagtaattgtgtaaatttatactaatactattcattttttatttttcttcatgtatCCTAATTTTGAAAGAAGAGATTAGATGATTGTTGTTGTATGtgaagaaagataaataataaagaaattttaagaaatttttatattttaattaaatatagtataatataaattatctggtgtaaaatattttaaaaaataaatatgtaaaatagaagAAATGATTCATTTgactaaaatagacaaaaaaaaaatttacacgaGCTCTCTAAGAGTAAACGCACTTCCCAAACGCACGTTTacgttttagattttttttttttttttttttttcaagctgtaacttttgacttttcttcGATGGACAGTGCTCTCATGCACtgtatgcactgttcatgagttccacaaaatacacttttcagcaattttttcattaaaaatgggtcccacgatattattcacatatttaaaaattattttactacagtgtttttcagttttcagttcaattttcaattttcaactatttccaaacggaccctaagtggCCTGTATGCGCTGGCCCTGCGTGTGTATATGGTTCAGTGGATGTATGCGTAATAGTCAGCAATCTAAGCTATCGTTGATCTGGACTAGAACCTGGTGTCCTGTTCAGCGATTCTTCCACAAGTCATCTTATTTTTTGCTAGAATGTCCACAAGTCATCTAAGTTGGGCTTGTTTTCTCTGACAGATACCAAGTTTTGTGTGTTCTAGCTATTGATTATGACGTTTGTAATTGGCCTATACAGGTTTTTCCAGACTTTCCCTCTCTCCCAGTGTTATAAATATCAATCTAGACATGCCAAATTCCAATTAAAGATTTGATTCATTTGACTAGTCATCAATCCTTATCCAAAATGACTGTGGAAAGAAGGAAACTTATCATGAAACCCCAATTTTCAacctttcatttatattttatagcGTGTACTTACTGGACCTAGTGGACTATGACCACCGATTCAAAGGACCtttatttaaaactaaaatggTTGAAATTGTTATATACTCCgattattttcttttgcaatgaaaaggtgatcaaagattgcTAGAAAAATAGATGGAGATTAATTTAGGGTATTAAATAAGGATTAAGATCCTCTCCAATTATTAAgataattttattatcaaatgtCCAAAATACTACTATTCATTCCAATTTGAAATGTGAACTAGATAATTGTCACGttttcaacatatatatatatatatatatatattttttttatatttatatatttaataattattaaaatggGTGGAGAAGGGGAGATTCCAAAACCTAGTTCTCTTTATTAAGAAAACTAAACAATGTTATTACTCATTAATATCGGTTAgacttatggttaagtgattaaattcaccatttcctaacagtttaaacttttgagacaatcagtaatttaacagGGTATCAGAGCAAAAGATTCTGAGTTCGATCCTTAGCtttactctacctcccatttaaaatgtaaATTCCCACTTGTTAGGCCCTCACTTATTAAGGGAAAGTTTATGCCTACAAGTGAGGAAGAGTGTTAGACTTATGGTTAAAAATCGAACCCTTAAGAATCAAACCcttaatagtttaaacttttggaacaatcggtaatttaataATATCCAACCCTTAACATGCATGTcgtcaataattttaaatagatatcataataataataattaatgtgtttttaaatatttgatcaTGTGGTTAAGAACCTTAAAGTTTAGTGGTATTGTTTGGTCTTGTTTATAAGGTGAATTGGAATTCAAATCATACTTTTCCatttaattattgaaatgattaaatgataaaaataaataaataaaaaaatcaaactagaTACAGAACTTACCATGAAAATATCCCAAGAACTTTCAATAATGAACATCTTACTCCCTATATAAATCAATGAGCGGTGCTCCATTTCTTGTACAAAACCGAgtaaaagaacaaaacaacTATGGCTCACCACatgtttttcctctctttcctAGTAACCCTAGTCATAGCCATGCAAGGCATTTATGCAGTTGAATATGTTGTCACCAACACCGCCGGGAACACTCCTGGTGGAGTTCGTTTCAACAATGAGATTGGGTCTGAATACAGTAAGCAAACGTTGATTTCTGCCACAAATTTCATATGGAGCCTCTTCCAACAAAACAATGCTGCGGACAGAAAGAACGTGCCCAAAGTGAGCTTGTTCATTGATGACAGGGATGGAGTTGCATTTACTAGCAACAACGAGATCCATGTTAGTGCAAGGTACATCAATGGCTATTCTGGAAATGTGAAAACCGAAATCACTGGAGTTTTATACCATGAAAGTACACACATATGGCAATGGAATGGAAATGGACAAAGTACTCCAGGAGGATTAATTGAAGGAATTGCTGATTATGTGAGGTTGAAGGCAGGGTATGCACCTAGCCACTGGGTGAAGCCTGGGCAAGGTGATAGATGGGATCAAGGCTACGATGTTACAGCTCGATTTTTGGACTATTGCAATAGTcttagaaatgggtttgtggctgaattgaataagaaattgaggAATGGTTATAgtgctaatttttttgttgaactgCTAGGGAAGAATGTCGAT encodes:
- the LOC126706699 gene encoding uncharacterized protein LOC126706699; this translates as MAHHMFFLSFLVTLVIAMQGIYAVEYVVTNTAGNTPGGVRFNNEIGSEYSKQTLISATNFIWSLFQQNNAADRKNVPKVSLFIDDRDGVAFTSNNEIHVSARYINGYSGNVKTEITGVLYHESTHIWQWNGNGQSTPGGLIEGIADYVRLKAGYAPSHWVKPGQGDRWDQGYDVTARFLDYCNSLRNGFVAELNKKLRNGYSANFFVELLGKNVDQLWKDYKAKYAK